From the genome of Phycicoccus duodecadis:
ACCAGTGCCTCGAACCCCGGGTTGGCCTCGGCCATCCGGCGCTGCAGGGCCTCGCGCGGGCTGCGGTCGCCGCAGGTGAGGCACACGACCTCGGCCAGGGTGCCGTGCAGCTCGGTGACGTCGCGGCTGCCGGCGACCTGGTGCAGGCCGTCGACGTTCTGGGTGACGACCGGGCCGAGCACGCCCGCGCGCTGCAGGGCCGCCACCGCGCGGTGCCCCGCGTTGGGCTCGGCCCGCGAGAAGCGCTGCCACCCCACGAATGAGCGCGCCCAGTACCGGCGCCGGTTCTCGGTGCTGGCGCAGAACTCGCCGTGCTGCATCGGGGTGACGCGCCGCGTGCCGTCACGCCCGCGGTAGTCGGGGATGCCGCTGTCGGTGGACATGCCCGCACCGGTGAGCACGATCGTGCCGGGATGGTCGTGCAGCAGGCCGGCCAGCCGGGCGACGGCCTCGGGGCTGCGCGCCTCGGCCGGCGGCTGGGTGAGCGCCCACGCCGGGGTGGCGGTGTCGTCGGTCCGCAGGACCGGCGCCGGGGCGGCCAGCGGCCCGGGGTGGGGCGGGCGCGACGACGGGGAGGTCGGGGCGGCATCCGGCATGGCTCCAGTATCGCCCGACCCGCCGACAGGGCACGATCGATAACACGGGGTTATACGCTGTGGGGCATGATCGACGCCGCAGGACTGCGCGTCATGCGCGCCATCGCCGACGAGGGCAGCTTCACGGCGGCCGCCGGCGCGCTCGGGTACACCCAGCCCGCCATCTCGCAGATGGTGCGCCGCCTCGAGCAGCGCACCGGCACCGCCCTGGTCGAGCGGGTCGGGCGCAACGTCCGGCTCACCGAGGCCGGGCGTGTCCTGGCCCGCCACGCCGGCCCCGTGCTGGCCGCGCTCGACGCCGCCGAGGAGGAGGTGGCCGCCATCGCCGGGCTGCGCAGCGGGCGGGTGCGCATCATGGCCTTCCCGTCGGCATCGGCCACTTTGGTGCCGCGGGCGCTGGCGCTGGTCAAGGCCCGCTTCCCCGACGTGAGCATCAGCTTCACCGAGGCCGAGCCGCCGCAGAGCATCGCGGCGCTGCGGGCCGGCGAGTGCGACCTGGCCATCGCGTTCGCCTACGAGGGCACCGACCTGGCCCGCGGCGAGGAGGACCTCGACGCCTTCGTCATCACCCCCCTGCTCGACGACGAGGTGCGCCTGGCGGTGCCGCGCACCCACCGGGTCGCCGACCAGGAGACGGTGCACCTGGCCGACCTCCGGGACGAGCCGTGGATCGCCGGCTGCCCGCGTTGCCGCGGCCACCTGCTGCAGCTGGCCGACGCCGCGGGCTTCCGGCCCGACGTCGCGTACGAGACCGAGGACTACGTGGCGGTGATGGGGCTGGTCGCCGAGGGTCTCGGGGTGGCACTCATCCCCGATCTGATCCTGCGCACCGTGCACCACCCGGACGTGGTGGCCCTGCGGATGGAGCCGGCCTCGCGCCGCACCATCACCGCCATGACCACGCCGGACCTGCGGCGCGTGCCGGCCGTCGGGGCAGCCCTGGACGCGCTCATCGAAAGTGCCGGCTCGCAGCCGCGTACCCCCACGACCCGGATGGCCGAGCCCGCCTGGTCGATCTGAGCCGACCGTTCACCGGGCGGTGACGACCCGAGTGGCTCCTCCGCCCTCGACCACGGCGACGTCGCCGCGCTGGTCGGTGCGGTAGACCGCGTACCCCAGGCGCCGCAGCAGCGCCACGTGCGCCGGCGCCGGATGCCCGTAGTCGTTGTCGGCGCCCACGCTGATCACCCCGACCGGCGCCCGTACCGCGGCCATCAGCTCGTCGTCGAGGTTCGAGGACCCGTGGTGCGGGGTCTTCACCAGCTCGAAGCCGCGCGCGGCCGCCGCCATCGCGGGGTCGCGGCGCAGCCGCAGCAGCAGGTCGTGGGCGGCCTCGCGCTCGACGTCACCGAGGAGGAGGGCGTCGACGTCGCCCGTGCGCACCGCGAGGACGACGCTGGCGTTGTTGGGGACCGACCCGTCGCCGATGCGCCGCCACGGGCTCCACACCACGGCGTGCAGCTCGCCGAGGGTGAGCGCGTCCCCGGCCCGCAGGGTACTCACGGGGACGTGGTGCTCGCGGGCGACCCGGTCGACGGCTGCCGCACCGGCCTCGGGCTCGCGCACCGGCGTGGTGAGCAGCTGCCGCACGGTGCGGCCCTGGAACGCCCCGGCCAGCCCGTCGACGTGGTCGGCGTGGAAGTGCGTGAGCACCACGGCGTCGAGGGTGCGGATGGCCAGCCGGTCGAGACAGCCGTCGACCAGGGGTGGGTCGGGGCCGGCGTCGACCAGCACGGCGTGGCCCGCGCCGGAACGCAGCACGATGGCGTCGCCCTGCCCGACGTCGCACACCACGACCCGCCACCCGTCCGGCGGCCACGTGACGACGCGGGTGGGCAGCAGCAGGGCCGCGGCGAGCGCGAGGGCGGCGTAGGAGACGGCCGGATGCGCGCGCACAGCCCCCGCCAGCGCCCGGCCGGACAGCACCAGGGCGAGGAACAGCAGCGCCAGCAGGGCCGCCCCCGGTGCCCCGTCGGGCCAGGGCATCGTGCCCCCGGGCACCTCGGCGACGACGCGCGCGACCCGCGCGATCGCCGTGGTGGGGACGACTCCGGCCCAGGCGACCAGCTCGGCGCCGCGCCCCCAGACGAGGGAGACCACCGCCGCGGCGACCCCGCAGACGGTGGCCGGCGCGACGAACGGCGCCGCGAGCAGGTTCGCGACCACCCCGATGACACTGACCGACCCCTGGAGCAGCACCACGACGGGCGCGGTCATCACCTGGGCCGCGACCGGGACGGCGAGCGCCGGTCCGAGGGGGGCCAGCCGGGACGGAAGGCGGCGCCCGACGGCATCCCCCCACGGCCGGGTGAAGAGGAGCAGGCCGAGGGTGGCGAGCGTCGAGAGCGCGAAGCCGTACGAGCGGGCCAGCCACGGGTCGATGACCAGGACGGCCACCACCGCCCCACCGAGCACCGGCAGCCCCGCCGCGCGTCGCGACCGGCTCAGGCCGATGAGCCCGATGGCCCCCATGGCGGCGGCCCGCACCACGCTGGGCTCGGGCCGGGCCAGCACGACGAACCCCGCGAGCGCGAGCCCCGCGAGCACCGGTCGCAGCCGCCGCGGGACGCCCAGCACGACGCACAGCCCCAGCACCAGCCCGACCACGACGGCGACGTTGGAGCCCGAGACGGCGGTCAGGTGCGTCATGCCGGTGGCGAGCATGGCGTCGGTGAGGTCCTGCGGGGTGCGGCTGGTGTCGCCGATGACGAGCCCCGGCAGCAGGCCGCGGGCGTCGGCCGGCGCGTCGTCGAGCGCGGTGCGCAGGCCGGAGCGCAGGTGCTCGGCTCCGTTCGCGACCGCGCCCGGCGCCTCGACCACCCGGGGCGTCCCGGTCACCGTGAGCACGGCCACCCGGTCGTCGGCCCGGTCGGTGGCGGCCAGCCGCCCGCGGACGACGGCCGTCGAACGCCAGGGCGGTGCGGCCACCGCAGGGCCGCCGACGAGCAGGACCGGCGCCGAGGCGGCCTCGGTGCGACCGCGGGCGCTGAGCACCTGGATGGTCGCGGTGCGCACGACCCGGGGCTCGTCACCGCGCGCGGGGATGGCGACGGGGTCGCCGGTGAGGACGACCTCGGCGACGACGCTGGCCCGCGCGGCGGCGAGCGGGACGACGTCGCCGCGCTCGCGCAGCGCGGTCTGGGCCAGGGCGGCGGCCTGCAGCAGCACGACGAGGACCAGGGTCAGCACCACCGGCCAGCGGGCCACCTCGAGGCGAGCCGGCCGGCCGGACCGCCCCCGCGCCCGTCGTCGTGAGGCGCCGGGCCACCCCAGCCCAGCGGCCCCCACCAGCGCCGCCCCGAGGACGCACCAGCGCATTCCCGGACCGGCCCCGAGGGTGGCAGCCGCGACCACCCACGCGCCCACGGCCGGCGCGAGGAGCCGCAGGTCGGACGGGTCGGCCGGCAGCGACGGCGCGGGCGACCGGCGCCGCTCCGCCGTCACGTGGTGACCAGAGGCCGCACCTGGGCCAGCAGCTTCTCGCCGATGCCGCTGACCTCGGCGAGCTCGTCGACACTGGTGAACCGGCCGTGCTCGGTGCGCCAGTCGACGATGCGCTGGGCGATGACCGGCCCGATGCCGGGCAGGGAGTCGAGGGCCGCGGCGTCGGCGGCGTTGAGCGACACGACCGCCCCTGCTCCCCCGGACCCGCCGCCTCCGCCCGCTCCCCCGCCCGCTCCACCCGTCACCGGACCGGCGGCCACGACCTCGCCCGGCCTCGGCACCCGGACCTGCTCGCCGTCGACCAGGACCCGGGCCAGGTTGAGCGCCCCCAGGTCTGCGGCGCGGGTGGCACCCCCGGCGGCCTCGACGGCATCGGCCACCCGCGAGCCCGGCGGCAGCCGGTACAGGCCGCCACGGACCACCTGACCCACGACGTGGACGACGACCACCGCCGCCCCGGACCCGCTGGGTGACGCGGACGGCGCAACGGACGGGCTCGGCGAGGCCGAGGCCGGCACCCCGACCGGGACGGCGCCGCGCTCGACCCCCGCGGCGCCGCTCCCCCCCACCGCCGGCGCGACGACGTCGCCGTCGTCGGAGCGGGCCCACGCCACGCGCAGCCCGAGCACCAGGACCGCCGCGAGCGTGACGAGCAGGACGCCCAGCACCGCCGCGCGGCCCGGCTGCCAGCGAGCACCGACCAGCGCCGCCGGGGCGCGCACCCAGGCCCGCGCACCACTCCCCCGGTGGCGCCCGGGGTCGTCGTCGAAAGCGTCGCCGTCGTCGCGAGCCCCGCCGTCGACGTCCCCGCGCGCCTCGCCCAGCCCGAGCACCTCGCGCGACGGCACCCAGCCACCCGCCCGGCGCCCGCCCGAGCGTAGGCGGGCGAGCGCGCGGGGGGACACCGGCTGGGGGGCGGGTCGACGACGCATGCCGCGACGCTAGGCAGCCCCGGGCCCGGCCGACCGACCCGAGCCCGCATCTGTGGACGGCGACCCCACCCCGAGCCGCCCTGTGGACAGCCGCCT
Proteins encoded in this window:
- a CDS encoding NAD-dependent protein deacetylase, giving the protein MPDAAPTSPSSRPPHPGPLAAPAPVLRTDDTATPAWALTQPPAEARSPEAVARLAGLLHDHPGTIVLTGAGMSTDSGIPDYRGRDGTRRVTPMQHGEFCASTENRRRYWARSFVGWQRFSRAEPNAGHRAVAALQRAGVLGPVVTQNVDGLHQVAGSRDVTELHGTLAEVVCLTCGDRSPREALQRRMAEANPGFEALVRGEVADGSRVSSQIRPDGDVVLPDEAVAGFHLAGCLVCGADTLKPDVVFFGGSVPRERVDHVFALTDAAPALLVLGSSLAVMSGLRFVRHAARRGIPVVGVTRGPTRGDEHMSLRVDADLAPTLEQVLAARGRAA
- a CDS encoding ComEC/Rec2 family competence protein, which gives rise to MTAERRRSPAPSLPADPSDLRLLAPAVGAWVVAAATLGAGPGMRWCVLGAALVGAAGLGWPGASRRRARGRSGRPARLEVARWPVVLTLVLVVLLQAAALAQTALRERGDVVPLAAARASVVAEVVLTGDPVAIPARGDEPRVVRTATIQVLSARGRTEAASAPVLLVGGPAVAAPPWRSTAVVRGRLAATDRADDRVAVLTVTGTPRVVEAPGAVANGAEHLRSGLRTALDDAPADARGLLPGLVIGDTSRTPQDLTDAMLATGMTHLTAVSGSNVAVVVGLVLGLCVVLGVPRRLRPVLAGLALAGFVVLARPEPSVVRAAAMGAIGLIGLSRSRRAAGLPVLGGAVVAVLVIDPWLARSYGFALSTLATLGLLLFTRPWGDAVGRRLPSRLAPLGPALAVPVAAQVMTAPVVVLLQGSVSVIGVVANLLAAPFVAPATVCGVAAAVVSLVWGRGAELVAWAGVVPTTAIARVARVVAEVPGGTMPWPDGAPGAALLALLFLALVLSGRALAGAVRAHPAVSYAALALAAALLLPTRVVTWPPDGWRVVVCDVGQGDAIVLRSGAGHAVLVDAGPDPPLVDGCLDRLAIRTLDAVVLTHFHADHVDGLAGAFQGRTVRQLLTTPVREPEAGAAAVDRVAREHHVPVSTLRAGDALTLGELHAVVWSPWRRIGDGSVPNNASVVLAVRTGDVDALLLGDVEREAAHDLLLRLRRDPAMAAAARGFELVKTPHHGSSNLDDELMAAVRAPVGVISVGADNDYGHPAPAHVALLRRLGYAVYRTDQRGDVAVVEGGGATRVVTAR
- a CDS encoding LysR family transcriptional regulator is translated as MIDAAGLRVMRAIADEGSFTAAAGALGYTQPAISQMVRRLEQRTGTALVERVGRNVRLTEAGRVLARHAGPVLAALDAAEEEVAAIAGLRSGRVRIMAFPSASATLVPRALALVKARFPDVSISFTEAEPPQSIAALRAGECDLAIAFAYEGTDLARGEEDLDAFVITPLLDDEVRLAVPRTHRVADQETVHLADLRDEPWIAGCPRCRGHLLQLADAAGFRPDVAYETEDYVAVMGLVAEGLGVALIPDLILRTVHHPDVVALRMEPASRRTITAMTTPDLRRVPAVGAALDALIESAGSQPRTPTTRMAEPAWSI
- a CDS encoding helix-hairpin-helix domain-containing protein, with the protein product MRRRPAPQPVSPRALARLRSGGRRAGGWVPSREVLGLGEARGDVDGGARDDGDAFDDDPGRHRGSGARAWVRAPAALVGARWQPGRAAVLGVLLVTLAAVLVLGLRVAWARSDDGDVVAPAVGGSGAAGVERGAVPVGVPASASPSPSVAPSASPSGSGAAVVVVHVVGQVVRGGLYRLPPGSRVADAVEAAGGATRAADLGALNLARVLVDGEQVRVPRPGEVVAAGPVTGGAGGGAGGGGGSGGAGAVVSLNAADAAALDSLPGIGPVIAQRIVDWRTEHGRFTSVDELAEVSGIGEKLLAQVRPLVTT